One Dama dama isolate Ldn47 chromosome 16, ASM3311817v1, whole genome shotgun sequence DNA window includes the following coding sequences:
- the LOC133071471 gene encoding cytochrome c oxidase subunit NDUFA4-like yields MLPQVIGQAKKHPSLIPLFMVIGAGGTGAALSVTCLALFNPDVSWDRKNNPEPWDKLGPNDQYKFYSVNIDYSKLKKEGPDF; encoded by the coding sequence ATGCTCCCCCAGGTCATTGGTCAGGCCAAGAAGCATCCTAGCTTGATCCCCCTCTTCATGGTTATTGGAGCAGGAGGGACTGGAGCAGCACTGTCTGTCACGTGCCTGGCATTGTTCAATCCCGATGTCAGTTGGGACAGAAAGAATAACCCAGAACCCTGGGACAAACTAGGTCCTAATGATCAGTACAAGTTCTACTCTGTGAACATAGATTACAgcaaactgaagaaagaaggTCCAGACttctaa